From Watersipora subatra chromosome 8, tzWatSuba1.1, whole genome shotgun sequence, a single genomic window includes:
- the LOC137402119 gene encoding uncharacterized protein isoform X1: protein MIILSVVWTLWMFIPLTEGSLTVIEVTAPGKDPYTPAQSNNSQYDIPANSTVLLKCELAHGEATLRYPTIDIAKYMRFNNDTRVTKDNGSLWILSDVEPYDTGAIECYDPVTDVIDESIYLYVYDPNGPLHVELRKSMVYYYRIYSFFPCLPTSSMTKVRMIYKGFNLESGCVLSPTQRHRGYRPINPSISLQLN from the exons ATGATTATACTATCAG TGGTGTGGACTCTCTGGATGTTTATTCCACTGACTGAGGGGTCCTTGACAGTAATAGAAGTAACAGCACCAGGAAAGGATCCATATACACCAGCACAGTCAAACAACTCCCAATAtgacatacctgccaactcaaCAGTCCTGTTAAAATGTGAACTAGCACATGGGGAGGCAACCCTTAGATACCCAACAATTGATATAGCAAAG TACATGAGGTTTAACAATGACACAAGAGTGACCAAAGATAATGGCAGCCTGTGGATCTTGTCTGATGTCGAACCTTACGACACGGGTGCTATAGAATGCTATGATCCTGTGACAGATGTTATAGATGAATCAATCTATCTATATGTCTATG ATCCTAATGGCCCTCTGCATGTAGAGCTAAGAAAAAGCATGGTATATTACTACCGCATATACAGCTTTTTCCCGTGTCTGCCAACGAGCTCCATGACAAAGGTGCGCATGATTTACAAAGGTTTCAACCTGGAG AGCGGATGCGTATTGTCACCCACACAGCGACATAGAGGATATCGCCCAAtaaatccatcaatctcgctgcaacttaattga
- the LOC137402119 gene encoding uncharacterized protein isoform X2 — translation MIILSVVWTLWMFIPLTEGSLTVIEVTAPGKDPYTPAQSNNSQYDIPANSTVLLKCELAHGEATLRYPTIDIAKYMRFNNDTRVTKDNGSLWILSDVEPYDTGAIECYDPVTDVIDESIYLYVYDPNGPLHVELRKSMVYYYRIYSFFPCLPTSSMTKVRMIYKGFNLEAEGVSICA, via the exons ATGATTATACTATCAG TGGTGTGGACTCTCTGGATGTTTATTCCACTGACTGAGGGGTCCTTGACAGTAATAGAAGTAACAGCACCAGGAAAGGATCCATATACACCAGCACAGTCAAACAACTCCCAATAtgacatacctgccaactcaaCAGTCCTGTTAAAATGTGAACTAGCACATGGGGAGGCAACCCTTAGATACCCAACAATTGATATAGCAAAG TACATGAGGTTTAACAATGACACAAGAGTGACCAAAGATAATGGCAGCCTGTGGATCTTGTCTGATGTCGAACCTTACGACACGGGTGCTATAGAATGCTATGATCCTGTGACAGATGTTATAGATGAATCAATCTATCTATATGTCTATG ATCCTAATGGCCCTCTGCATGTAGAGCTAAGAAAAAGCATGGTATATTACTACCGCATATACAGCTTTTTCCCGTGTCTGCCAACGAGCTCCATGACAAAGGTGCGCATGATTTACAAAGGTTTCAACCTGGAG